A stretch of the Symmachiella macrocystis genome encodes the following:
- the ispD gene encoding 2-C-methyl-D-erythritol 4-phosphate cytidylyltransferase, whose product MATFAVILPAAGQSSRFQHQQRKKPFADLKGRAVWLRSAEHFTNRDDVLQTIVVVSPDDMEWFKEKYTANLAFMNVDIVPGGDSRAASVKNGLAIVKPEVEYVAVHDAARPLLTKQWVDQVFAKAAETGAALLGVPVASTLKKVADERIAETVSRESLWEAQTPQVFRRDWLEAAYAKQGTLEPTDEAQLVEQLGKPISMVAGSSLNFKITTADDFRLAALALDALPKAAGLRALHPFEDEDPRRI is encoded by the coding sequence ATGGCAACATTCGCAGTCATCTTGCCGGCGGCCGGGCAAAGTTCCCGGTTTCAACATCAACAACGCAAAAAGCCGTTCGCCGATCTGAAGGGGCGCGCGGTTTGGCTGCGGTCCGCTGAGCATTTCACCAATCGTGACGACGTGCTGCAAACCATCGTCGTCGTCTCGCCGGATGACATGGAATGGTTCAAAGAAAAGTATACCGCGAATCTGGCATTCATGAATGTGGATATTGTTCCGGGGGGAGACAGCCGCGCCGCGTCCGTCAAAAATGGCCTGGCCATCGTCAAACCTGAGGTCGAGTACGTCGCTGTCCATGATGCGGCGCGACCACTGCTCACCAAACAGTGGGTGGATCAAGTCTTCGCCAAAGCCGCCGAAACCGGTGCTGCCCTGTTGGGCGTGCCGGTCGCCAGCACCTTGAAAAAAGTAGCCGACGAACGGATCGCGGAGACGGTGTCACGAGAATCGCTGTGGGAAGCGCAAACGCCGCAAGTCTTTCGGCGTGACTGGCTGGAGGCGGCCTATGCGAAACAGGGGACGCTGGAACCGACCGACGAAGCCCAGTTGGTAGAACAGCTCGGAAAGCCGATTTCGATGGTTGCCGGATCGTCGCTGAATTTTAAGATCACGACCGCCGACGACTTCCGCCTCGCTGCACTGGCGCTTGATGCACTTCCCAAGGCTGCTGGCCTGCGCGCGCTGCATCCGTTTGAAGATGAAGATCCGCGCCGTATTTGA
- a CDS encoding DedA family protein, producing the protein MHELSELIQKIVVGWVGGLEDLGYWGIFLLMTVESSFIPFPSEIVMIPAGYSAAQGDLNLWGCIAAGIGGSIAGALINYFLAVSLGRTLLLKFGKYFFVPQDKMLMVEGYFAKHGQMTTFVCRLIPAVRQLISIPAGLARMNLARFCFFTGLGAGLWVIILTLTGYYFGDAAIELWKGHKTLITAGILVAVVLMIGFYVIRHRMRVARAAASQNPA; encoded by the coding sequence GTGCACGAACTTTCGGAACTGATCCAGAAAATTGTTGTCGGGTGGGTCGGCGGACTAGAAGACCTTGGTTATTGGGGCATCTTCCTCCTGATGACGGTCGAAAGTTCGTTCATCCCCTTTCCCAGCGAGATTGTGATGATTCCCGCCGGGTACTCCGCTGCCCAAGGCGATCTCAATTTGTGGGGCTGTATCGCAGCGGGCATCGGCGGAAGTATTGCCGGCGCTTTGATCAATTACTTTCTGGCTGTTTCGCTGGGGCGGACGCTATTGCTGAAATTTGGCAAGTATTTCTTTGTTCCACAGGACAAGATGTTGATGGTCGAAGGCTACTTCGCAAAACATGGTCAAATGACGACCTTTGTTTGTCGCTTAATACCCGCAGTACGACAACTCATTAGTATCCCAGCCGGTCTGGCCCGCATGAATTTAGCGCGGTTTTGCTTCTTTACCGGACTGGGAGCCGGGTTGTGGGTCATCATCCTGACGCTCACCGGCTATTACTTTGGCGATGCTGCCATTGAACTGTGGAAAGGTCATAAAACGTTGATCACCGCCGGAATCCTGGTGGCAGTGGTGTTGATGATCGGCTTCTATGTCATTCGCCACCGAATGCGCGTCGCTCGGGCAGCGGCATCTCAAAATCCCGCTTGA
- a CDS encoding aminotransferase class IV — MPARQIYISGELVPESEAKISIFDSAVMLGDTVTESTRTFRHQPFKLEQHIDRLYKSLKVTRIDPGHSPAEMLQISRDVLEANLPLLGPEDDCWLVHNISRGISVAGADPTKQVSPATIMIFTSFLDLRDWAEFYSTGCHAVTAMSRAVPAQALDPRIKNRSRMAYTLAEAEVKLVDPAAQGILLDIHGNVAENKGANVFLVSEGEIRTPTTANALAGISRSTIFELAKTSGIPIREMDLQTYDLYTADEIFFTSTPYCIMPATKFNGLVVGDGAVGPITQQLLAAWSELVGMDIVGQGRQQLVGSRQ, encoded by the coding sequence ATGCCCGCTCGTCAAATTTATATTTCCGGAGAATTGGTTCCCGAGTCCGAAGCCAAGATTTCGATCTTCGACAGCGCCGTCATGTTGGGAGATACGGTCACCGAATCGACGCGAACCTTTCGCCATCAGCCGTTCAAGTTGGAGCAACACATTGATCGGTTGTACAAGTCACTGAAAGTCACCCGCATCGACCCGGGCCATTCGCCGGCGGAAATGCTGCAAATTTCACGCGACGTGTTGGAGGCGAATCTTCCGTTGTTGGGGCCGGAGGATGATTGCTGGCTGGTGCACAATATTTCACGGGGCATATCGGTCGCCGGCGCCGATCCCACCAAACAGGTTTCCCCGGCGACGATCATGATCTTCACGTCGTTTTTGGATCTGCGTGATTGGGCCGAATTTTACTCCACTGGGTGCCATGCGGTCACCGCTATGAGTCGGGCGGTCCCCGCGCAAGCACTCGACCCCCGCATCAAAAACCGCAGTCGCATGGCCTATACCCTGGCCGAAGCAGAGGTCAAACTCGTTGACCCGGCGGCACAGGGGATCTTGTTAGATATTCACGGCAACGTGGCGGAGAATAAAGGGGCGAATGTTTTTCTTGTCAGCGAGGGAGAGATCCGCACACCCACAACCGCCAACGCCCTGGCCGGCATCAGCCGCTCGACGATATTTGAATTGGCGAAAACCAGCGGGATTCCCATTCGCGAAATGGATCTGCAAACCTACGACCTCTACACCGCCGATGAAATTTTCTTTACCAGCACCCCGTATTGCATTATGCCGGCTACAAAATTCAACGGCTTGGTTGTTGGAGATGGAGCCGTGGGGCCGATCACGCAGCAGTTGCTTGCTGCTTGGAGTGAGTTGGTGGGGATGGATATTGTTGGGCAGGGGCGGCAGCAATTAGTAGGCAGTAGGCAGTAG
- a CDS encoding methyl-accepting chemotaxis protein, whose amino-acid sequence MAETYRQQFAFSNGSALALNAPALKRSFQAVAPRADYLADRFYSQLFLDYPEQIIRFGSTDFADQQQKLIAALSAIIRQLDDETGLVEFVTRLGERHAAYDLSEHDYLAVTETLISVFAEVLGSEFWNSEYEDAWREALATITELMQQGARTQLTKQAASVAVAVSETTVEYNSNALTTAENDTQFSDKANSPAPLPGTPAVTTEFIPPEPAPAAGHHTGDRNTMISTAQTEGRMATEAQADAGLDQQQLLELAAKVEAISKSQAVIEFELDGTIITANDNFLNTLGYSLGEIQGQHHRMFVEDGYGHSNEYQQFWGKLNRGEYVTDTFKRIGKGGTVVWIQASYNPILDPNGKPYKVIKFAVDVTEQIEMARMRSMVEEMPTNVILANSDLEITYMNPASMKKLSELQDFLPVKVKDIIGQSVDIFHKNPSYQRGILNNPDNLPYRANINVGPETLDLLVSAVRDVNGDYIGPMVTWEVITEKLRLEQEATRVQNMMDSIPINVALANRDYELVYINPASMKTLKSVEKLLPMPVDQLMGQKIDIFHKVPEHQRRIVDDPSNLPHRAKIKLGEETLDLLVSAIYDKDNQYIGPMITWSIITAQENMGSNVAEVVKVVSASASELQDGAKNMAATSEQTARQSQVVAAASEEATRNVETVSSAAEQLTASISEISRHVQDASKISHQAVQEAASANTTVQELGESSTEIGKVIKVITSIAQQTNLLALNATIEAARAGEAGKGFAVVANEVKELARQTAKATEEISQKIEAIQGSTNVAVNAIGTIGEIIGQINEISTTIAGAVEEQTAATNEISRNVSEAARGTAEVTQNIAGVSQAADESGKASGDMLAAADGLAAEADRLQQIVEEFLAD is encoded by the coding sequence GTGGCGGAGACTTATCGCCAACAATTCGCTTTTTCTAATGGATCCGCATTGGCTCTTAACGCACCAGCCCTGAAAAGATCCTTCCAGGCGGTCGCGCCCCGTGCCGACTATTTGGCGGACCGTTTTTATAGCCAACTGTTTCTGGATTATCCCGAGCAAATCATTCGCTTTGGCAGTACCGATTTTGCCGACCAGCAACAGAAACTCATTGCAGCGCTCTCGGCAATCATTCGCCAACTCGACGATGAGACCGGACTGGTCGAATTCGTAACCCGGTTGGGCGAGCGACATGCCGCATATGATTTGTCCGAGCATGACTATTTGGCGGTCACAGAGACACTCATATCGGTGTTCGCTGAGGTCTTGGGTTCTGAATTTTGGAACAGCGAATACGAAGACGCATGGCGCGAGGCATTGGCAACAATCACTGAATTGATGCAACAAGGCGCGCGCACGCAACTGACTAAGCAGGCAGCGTCGGTAGCGGTAGCGGTTTCAGAAACAACCGTCGAGTACAACTCCAACGCCCTCACGACTGCTGAGAATGATACACAATTTTCTGATAAAGCAAATTCTCCGGCCCCCCTGCCCGGAACACCGGCGGTAACAACAGAATTCATCCCCCCCGAACCGGCACCGGCCGCGGGTCACCACACTGGAGATAGAAATACGATGATCAGCACGGCACAAACAGAGGGACGCATGGCAACGGAAGCACAAGCCGATGCGGGCCTAGACCAGCAACAGCTTTTAGAACTGGCTGCTAAAGTCGAAGCCATCAGTAAATCTCAAGCGGTGATTGAATTTGAGTTGGACGGCACGATCATCACGGCCAACGACAATTTCTTGAACACCCTTGGTTACTCCTTGGGCGAAATTCAAGGCCAGCACCACAGGATGTTCGTCGAAGACGGCTATGGTCATAGCAATGAATATCAACAATTCTGGGGCAAATTGAACCGTGGCGAATATGTGACCGACACGTTTAAACGCATTGGTAAAGGGGGCACTGTCGTTTGGATCCAAGCCTCGTACAATCCAATTCTCGATCCGAACGGCAAGCCGTACAAGGTCATCAAATTTGCCGTGGATGTCACCGAGCAAATTGAAATGGCCCGGATGAGATCCATGGTGGAGGAAATGCCAACCAACGTGATTTTGGCAAACTCGGATCTTGAGATCACGTATATGAATCCGGCGTCAATGAAAAAACTGTCGGAGCTGCAAGATTTCCTACCGGTCAAAGTCAAAGACATCATTGGGCAATCGGTCGACATCTTTCACAAAAACCCCTCCTATCAACGGGGAATTTTGAACAACCCCGATAATTTGCCCTACCGTGCAAACATCAACGTTGGCCCCGAGACTCTGGACCTGCTGGTGAGCGCCGTTCGGGACGTCAACGGTGATTATATCGGACCGATGGTGACCTGGGAGGTCATCACAGAAAAACTGCGGTTGGAACAAGAAGCGACGCGTGTCCAAAACATGATGGACAGCATTCCGATCAATGTCGCGCTGGCCAATCGCGATTATGAATTGGTGTACATCAATCCGGCGTCGATGAAAACGCTCAAGTCTGTCGAAAAGCTGCTGCCCATGCCGGTGGATCAGTTAATGGGACAGAAAATTGACATCTTCCACAAAGTGCCCGAACACCAACGTCGAATCGTGGATGATCCCAGCAATCTACCTCACCGGGCCAAAATCAAACTTGGCGAGGAAACATTGGATCTGTTGGTCTCCGCAATCTATGACAAGGACAACCAGTACATCGGCCCCATGATCACTTGGTCAATCATCACGGCCCAAGAAAATATGGGATCGAATGTCGCCGAAGTGGTCAAAGTCGTTTCCGCATCAGCATCGGAGTTGCAAGACGGTGCCAAGAACATGGCCGCCACTTCAGAGCAAACGGCACGACAATCGCAAGTTGTCGCCGCTGCCAGCGAAGAAGCGACGCGTAACGTAGAGACGGTCTCCTCTGCAGCCGAGCAATTGACAGCCTCGATCAGCGAGATCTCACGACACGTCCAAGATGCTTCAAAGATCTCCCATCAGGCCGTACAGGAAGCTGCTTCTGCCAATACGACGGTCCAAGAACTCGGCGAATCCAGCACCGAGATCGGCAAGGTGATCAAGGTTATCACGTCCATCGCCCAGCAGACGAATCTTTTGGCTCTCAACGCGACAATCGAAGCCGCGCGGGCCGGCGAGGCTGGCAAAGGCTTTGCTGTCGTCGCCAACGAAGTGAAAGAACTCGCACGGCAAACCGCAAAGGCTACTGAAGAAATCAGCCAGAAGATCGAAGCGATCCAAGGTTCCACAAACGTAGCCGTGAACGCAATCGGGACCATTGGCGAGATCATTGGCCAGATCAACGAGATCTCAACGACAATCGCCGGTGCGGTCGAAGAACAGACCGCTGCCACCAACGAAATTTCCCGGAATGTTTCGGAAGCAGCCCGCGGGACCGCCGAAGTGACGCAAAACATTGCTGGAGTTTCACAGGCCGCCGATGAGTCCGGTAAGGCTTCCGGAGACATGCTGGCCGCCGCTGATGGACTGGCTGCCGAAGCGGATCGCTTGCAGCAAATCGTCGAAGAGTTCCTCGCCGATTAA
- a CDS encoding glycosyltransferase produces MAFSNSLQRPPLVHRARRTARRWVGRVREKLSERRFVYPRWLEAHVAQRQARLKGHAAPGQFSFLTGVYEKTPPQLFQETAAALFAQTSCEFEWVVLSHGAIPETLQRVIADVAADPRVRLIELAENRGIIGGMRVCLEAATGDYVIPLDADDLLFPDAVQVFAQAIADHDAPAFLYSDEDHVADGRPFAPFQRPAWDPVLNQAGSYIWHLCAFDRLVALDLGVYSDPGSNYCHDWDSVFRFARGGHSPQHVAEILYHWRTHAVSHTNRRQPHPGSVQSQRHVLETHIATQPHPERYEVRPFPLERGGKEWAICRKPIDPPVVDWIHHTAAHATPREEIGFPFNAQQVVTNETFVILDAARNSPAEFVVMTADNLLPSEESIWEAIGLFELHTDVALLSGRIVNHAGIVIGSGEIRGADDAYACPERGRDALAPGPFSLWLKPRSVAAVEPRFCLIRTAFLNDLAGAEPPNDIALFGRWLGEAAQASGLRVATSPLISASPST; encoded by the coding sequence ATGGCGTTCTCCAACTCCCTTCAGCGTCCCCCATTGGTTCACCGCGCACGTCGGACGGCGCGTCGCTGGGTTGGTCGGGTACGCGAAAAACTGAGCGAGCGGCGTTTCGTCTATCCACGTTGGTTGGAAGCACACGTGGCTCAGCGGCAAGCACGTTTGAAGGGACATGCGGCCCCTGGACAGTTTTCTTTTCTGACCGGCGTTTACGAAAAAACCCCGCCGCAACTGTTTCAGGAAACGGCCGCCGCTCTCTTCGCGCAGACCTCCTGCGAGTTTGAATGGGTGGTACTGTCGCACGGCGCGATTCCCGAAACCTTACAGCGCGTGATTGCCGACGTCGCTGCCGACCCGCGCGTGCGGCTGATTGAATTGGCTGAGAACCGTGGCATCATTGGCGGTATGCGCGTTTGCCTTGAAGCGGCGACGGGAGACTACGTGATTCCTCTCGACGCGGACGACTTGCTATTTCCCGACGCGGTGCAGGTTTTCGCACAGGCTATTGCCGACCACGATGCGCCGGCGTTTCTGTACAGCGACGAAGACCACGTCGCCGACGGTCGTCCCTTTGCGCCCTTTCAGCGTCCCGCTTGGGACCCGGTGTTGAACCAAGCGGGGTCTTATATCTGGCATCTTTGCGCGTTCGACCGCTTGGTGGCGCTTGATCTGGGGGTGTATAGCGACCCCGGTAGCAACTACTGCCATGACTGGGATTCGGTTTTTCGTTTCGCCCGTGGTGGGCATTCGCCGCAACATGTGGCGGAGATCCTCTATCATTGGCGGACGCACGCCGTATCGCACACCAATCGTCGCCAACCTCATCCCGGTTCGGTGCAATCCCAACGACACGTCTTGGAAACACACATTGCTACGCAACCGCATCCTGAACGTTACGAGGTCCGCCCCTTTCCCTTAGAGCGCGGCGGTAAAGAATGGGCGATTTGTCGTAAGCCGATTGATCCACCGGTGGTCGATTGGATTCATCACACTGCCGCGCACGCAACTCCCCGCGAGGAGATTGGGTTTCCCTTCAATGCTCAGCAAGTCGTCACCAATGAAACTTTTGTGATTCTAGATGCGGCGCGCAACTCACCGGCGGAGTTTGTGGTCATGACTGCCGACAATCTGTTGCCCAGTGAGGAATCAATCTGGGAAGCGATCGGCCTTTTTGAACTTCATACGGATGTCGCGTTGCTATCCGGGCGAATTGTGAATCATGCGGGGATCGTCATTGGTTCTGGAGAAATTCGCGGTGCGGACGACGCCTATGCTTGCCCCGAACGAGGGCGCGATGCTTTGGCACCTGGACCGTTTTCGCTCTGGTTAAAACCACGCAGCGTCGCTGCCGTTGAACCGCGGTTCTGCTTGATCCGGACCGCATTTCTCAATGACCTCGCCGGAGCAGAACCGCCCAATGATATCGCACTTTTCGGCCGTTGGTTGGGTGAAGCCGCACAGGCAAGCGGCTTGCGGGTGGCGACCTCGCCATTGATTTCGGCCAGCCCCTCGACTTAA
- a CDS encoding glycosyltransferase, with amino-acid sequence MSRTIGNWARQCVMRAKRIPALRRLLMNPLAATFLATAAKWFPPADPNYENWIAARLHQRRDKYAHATEPGLLSLITPVWNTPPEFLRALATSVLEQPDDQPFEWVVLDNGTTRPETLEVLSNVLARDPRVRLFRSETNQGIIAGMRYCLEQATGRYIVAVDHDDRLDADCLKIVTHHIQRHDYPPLLFSDEDHICGQNRLLPYFKPDWDPVLFLNSAYTAHLGVMDRRLALELDVYGDSNTNSCPDWDAFLRFSMAGHAPVHIPEILYSWRMHAGSTSANMHSKNDVSASHCAMLTRSLQSLRDADRYEIIPSPLFSGTPDWWIRRRHVDPRPLLLVVTTADQHRPPALSAAITGDYPCEETIAIPRAADPVILQDRITQVAAADGLVAFVDDTIAIDGDEWAWEPLGLMERHPDIGMVGGRILDSRQRVLRAGYYRGCGNAFACPDVGRRVDDPGYFHQMWKQRTVDAVSPRFCVFAAGFLAELISDTQQPRMTLDELGYAAASQAACSEWRVVYSPFLSATSSESHTVEIPSSIEQQLPPGESRYYSAALDRDVSRAYQPVVVENDEVKIYAREAL; translated from the coding sequence GTGTCTCGGACAATCGGCAATTGGGCTCGACAATGTGTGATGCGCGCAAAGCGGATTCCCGCGCTGCGGCGCTTGTTGATGAACCCACTGGCTGCGACTTTTCTAGCAACAGCGGCCAAATGGTTTCCCCCTGCTGACCCGAACTATGAAAATTGGATCGCTGCGCGGCTCCACCAACGCCGTGACAAGTATGCTCACGCCACTGAACCGGGGTTGCTGTCACTGATCACTCCGGTTTGGAATACCCCGCCGGAGTTTCTTCGCGCGTTGGCGACCAGTGTCTTGGAACAGCCGGACGACCAACCGTTTGAGTGGGTCGTACTCGATAACGGCACAACGCGTCCCGAGACGCTCGAGGTTTTGAGCAATGTGCTTGCCCGCGATCCGCGCGTGCGGTTGTTCCGTTCTGAAACGAACCAGGGCATCATCGCCGGCATGCGGTATTGCCTAGAGCAAGCGACCGGGCGGTATATTGTGGCGGTCGACCACGATGACCGGTTGGATGCCGACTGCCTAAAAATTGTGACGCACCACATCCAGCGACACGATTATCCGCCATTATTATTCAGCGACGAAGACCACATCTGCGGCCAGAACCGACTGCTGCCCTATTTCAAACCGGACTGGGACCCGGTGCTGTTTCTCAATTCCGCTTACACCGCGCACCTGGGGGTGATGGATCGCCGGTTGGCCTTGGAACTCGATGTCTACGGCGACAGCAACACCAATAGTTGCCCCGATTGGGATGCTTTTTTGCGGTTTTCTATGGCGGGGCATGCACCGGTTCATATTCCGGAAATCCTCTACAGTTGGCGGATGCATGCCGGATCGACGTCGGCCAACATGCATAGCAAAAACGACGTCTCCGCTTCCCACTGTGCGATGCTCACCCGCTCTCTGCAAAGTCTCCGCGATGCGGACCGCTATGAAATCATCCCCAGCCCACTGTTCTCCGGAACCCCCGATTGGTGGATTCGCCGCCGACATGTTGACCCGCGTCCTTTGTTGTTGGTCGTGACAACCGCTGACCAACATCGTCCCCCCGCGCTGTCCGCCGCTATTACGGGTGACTATCCGTGTGAAGAAACGATCGCCATACCCCGCGCAGCCGATCCGGTGATATTGCAAGACCGCATCACCCAGGTCGCTGCCGCCGACGGTCTTGTCGCATTCGTGGATGACACTATAGCGATCGACGGTGACGAGTGGGCTTGGGAGCCGCTAGGACTGATGGAACGACATCCCGATATCGGCATGGTCGGCGGACGGATCTTGGATAGTCGGCAGCGAGTGTTGAGAGCGGGGTATTATCGGGGTTGTGGAAATGCCTTCGCTTGTCCCGACGTTGGCCGCAGGGTGGACGATCCGGGATATTTTCATCAGATGTGGAAACAGCGAACCGTCGATGCTGTCTCGCCTCGTTTCTGTGTGTTCGCAGCTGGTTTTCTGGCTGAACTCATCAGCGACACGCAACAACCACGGATGACGCTGGATGAACTCGGCTACGCCGCTGCCAGCCAGGCGGCTTGTAGCGAATGGCGGGTGGTCTACTCTCCATTTTTATCAGCGACGTCATCCGAATCGCACACAGTGGAAATACCGTCATCCATTGAACAACAACTCCCGCCCGGTGAATCGCGGTATTACTCGGCGGCGCTGGACCGTGATGTCAGCCGCGCGTATCAACCGGTGGTTGTGGAAAACGATGAAGTGAAAATCTACGCACGGGAGGCGCTGTGA
- a CDS encoding ABC transporter ATP-binding protein, translating to MAEVDLQHVSKTYDGNIPAVVDVSLTVADREFLVLVGPSGCGKSTLLRMIAGLEEVTDGTICIGGRPVNNVPPKDRDVAMVFQNYALYPHMTVQQNLAFGLKLRKLPKMQIAERIQQTAALLGIEELMQRKPRELSGGQRQRVAVGRAIVRQPAVFLFDEPLSNLDARRRTEMRRELADLHRRLEATIVYVTHDQVEAMTLGDRIVVMNEGQVQQIGPPLELYDHPANRFVAGFLGTPSMNFWDGELHVTAERVSFHSGDITLPLPRNTTDQWAALDQQPVTLGLRPEHLSIVNNDINTATFPATVEDIQPLGGESLIYLKAGKQEFILRDQTHQAPQRNQKVTLKPNLPKAHLFTPQGTIHPTH from the coding sequence GTGGCGGAAGTCGACCTGCAGCACGTTTCGAAGACCTACGACGGGAACATCCCCGCCGTGGTGGATGTGTCATTGACCGTTGCCGACCGAGAATTCCTGGTACTGGTTGGTCCCTCAGGCTGTGGGAAATCGACGTTATTGCGGATGATCGCCGGACTGGAAGAGGTCACAGACGGCACGATTTGCATTGGCGGAAGACCGGTGAACAACGTCCCGCCCAAAGACCGCGACGTGGCGATGGTTTTTCAAAACTACGCGCTCTACCCGCACATGACCGTCCAACAGAATTTGGCATTCGGTCTCAAACTCCGCAAGCTGCCCAAAATGCAAATCGCCGAGCGAATCCAACAGACCGCCGCCCTGTTAGGAATTGAGGAGTTAATGCAGCGCAAGCCGCGAGAACTTTCCGGAGGTCAACGGCAGCGCGTCGCTGTGGGGCGCGCCATCGTCCGACAGCCGGCGGTGTTTTTATTCGACGAACCGCTCAGCAATCTTGATGCACGTCGACGAACAGAAATGCGCCGCGAATTGGCAGATCTACACCGAAGGTTGGAGGCGACAATTGTCTATGTCACGCACGACCAAGTCGAAGCGATGACTTTGGGAGACCGCATCGTAGTGATGAACGAGGGCCAGGTCCAACAAATCGGCCCGCCGTTGGAATTATACGACCACCCCGCCAATCGTTTCGTCGCTGGATTCCTGGGAACGCCATCAATGAATTTTTGGGATGGCGAATTGCACGTCACTGCGGAAAGGGTTTCATTCCACAGCGGCGACATCACGCTGCCCTTACCGAGGAACACCACGGATCAATGGGCGGCCCTTGATCAGCAACCGGTGACTTTAGGCCTGAGACCCGAACACTTGAGCATCGTCAACAACGACATCAACACCGCGACATTCCCAGCCACCGTCGAAGACATCCAACCGCTCGGCGGCGAAAGCCTAATCTATCTAAAAGCCGGCAAGCAAGAATTCATTCTCCGCGACCAAACACATCAAGCCCCTCAGCGCAACCAAAAAGTCACCCTAAAACCCAACCTACCCAAAGCCCACCTCTTCACCCCCCAAGGAACCATCCACCCCACCCACTAA